From one Agrobacterium fabrum str. C58 genomic stretch:
- a CDS encoding ABC transporter permease encodes MNSQGVLRRQPWIITLVVLAVLVAVNTFLQPSFVQPSVLQSNLTTFLPLILVAIGQTYVILAGDIDLSVGSIVALANVVTVSVVAALGGTTGAVFAGMAAGAAVGLLCGLVNGLFISGLRFQPIVTTFATGIIFAGLAIWVLPQAGLPVPEAYWQTYSGSFVGLPFVLWVLIGGIAFTLIVSRIPFHTHLLAVGGNRTGAFQTGLRLSGIRIGAYMISGLFSALAALCLTGETASGDPLLGASLALSSISAVVLGGTALSGGFGSSTGSIAGALVLGMIGNVIFFAGLPFEYQTLVQGLIVLTALAGGVLVTRR; translated from the coding sequence ATGAATTCGCAAGGCGTTCTGCGCAGGCAACCCTGGATCATCACCCTCGTCGTTCTGGCCGTGCTCGTCGCCGTGAACACGTTTCTGCAGCCGTCCTTCGTTCAGCCTTCCGTGCTGCAATCGAACCTGACGACATTTCTGCCGTTGATCCTGGTCGCCATCGGCCAGACCTATGTCATACTGGCGGGAGATATCGATCTGTCCGTCGGCAGCATCGTGGCGCTCGCCAATGTCGTTACCGTCAGTGTCGTGGCCGCACTCGGCGGCACGACCGGTGCCGTCTTCGCCGGCATGGCGGCGGGTGCGGCCGTCGGGCTGCTGTGTGGACTGGTCAATGGCCTCTTCATATCCGGCCTGCGCTTCCAGCCGATTGTCACCACCTTCGCAACCGGCATCATCTTCGCCGGTCTGGCGATCTGGGTTCTGCCGCAGGCAGGTCTTCCGGTTCCCGAAGCCTATTGGCAGACCTATTCCGGCAGCTTCGTCGGCCTGCCCTTCGTGCTGTGGGTGCTGATTGGGGGCATCGCTTTCACGCTCATCGTGTCGCGCATTCCTTTCCATACACATCTGCTGGCAGTGGGTGGCAATCGCACCGGCGCCTTCCAGACGGGCTTGCGCCTCTCCGGCATCCGTATCGGCGCCTACATGATTTCCGGCCTGTTTTCGGCACTGGCTGCGCTGTGCCTGACTGGCGAGACAGCCTCGGGCGATCCTTTGCTCGGTGCGAGTCTGGCGCTCTCTTCCATCTCGGCCGTGGTTCTGGGCGGCACCGCGCTTTCGGGCGGCTTCGGCAGCTCGACCGGGTCGATTGCCGGCGCGCTGGTGCTCGGCATGATCGGTAATGTAATTTTCTTTGCGGGTCTGCCCTTCGAGTACCAGACATTGGTGCAGGGTTTGATCGTGCTGACGGCGCTGGCCGGCGGCGTTCTGGTGACGAGGCGTTGA
- a CDS encoding Gfo/Idh/MocA family protein, protein MSSATKKFDSRRIRLGMVGGGQGAFIGAVHRIAARLDDRYELVAGALSSDPARAAASATLLGIAPERSYASFEDMAATEAGREDGIEAVAIVTPNHLHFAPSKAFLEAGIHVICDKPVTATLEEAKALAGIVRASDSLFVLTHNYTGYAMLRQMREMIAEGAIGKLRHVQAEYAQDWLTEAVEKTGAKGAEWRTDPSRSGAGGAIGDIGTHAFNAAAFVTGEIPSSLYADLTSFVPGRQLDDSANILLRYDSGAKGMLWASQIAVGNENALSLRVYGDKGGLEWHHRVPDELWFTPYGEPKRLITRNGAGAGAAANRVSRVPSGHPEGYLEGFATIYREAADAIIAKREGETAAGEVIYPGMEDGLAGLAFIDAAVRSSQTSTWVGIDI, encoded by the coding sequence ATGTCCTCCGCTACAAAGAAATTCGATAGTCGCCGCATTCGTCTCGGTATGGTCGGCGGCGGTCAGGGCGCCTTCATTGGCGCGGTGCATCGCATCGCGGCCCGGCTGGATGACCGTTACGAGCTGGTGGCCGGAGCGCTTTCCTCCGATCCCGCGCGTGCCGCCGCCTCGGCAACACTGCTCGGCATTGCGCCGGAGCGCTCCTATGCCTCGTTCGAGGACATGGCGGCGACTGAGGCCGGCCGGGAGGATGGCATCGAGGCAGTCGCCATCGTCACCCCCAACCATCTGCATTTTGCCCCGTCCAAGGCCTTTCTCGAAGCCGGCATCCACGTCATCTGCGACAAGCCGGTGACCGCGACGCTGGAAGAAGCGAAGGCACTGGCCGGGATCGTCAGAGCCTCGGATAGCCTTTTCGTGCTGACGCATAACTACACCGGTTACGCCATGCTGCGGCAGATGCGCGAGATGATCGCTGAAGGCGCCATTGGCAAGCTGCGCCATGTCCAGGCCGAATATGCGCAGGACTGGCTGACCGAAGCGGTCGAAAAAACCGGCGCAAAAGGTGCGGAATGGCGCACCGACCCCAGCCGCTCCGGTGCGGGCGGCGCCATCGGCGATATCGGCACTCACGCCTTCAACGCTGCTGCCTTTGTGACGGGTGAAATCCCCAGCAGTCTTTATGCGGATCTCACGTCGTTTGTGCCGGGCCGGCAGCTGGATGACAGCGCCAATATTCTTTTGCGTTACGACAGTGGCGCCAAGGGCATGCTCTGGGCAAGCCAGATCGCGGTCGGCAATGAAAATGCGCTGTCACTCCGGGTCTATGGCGACAAGGGCGGGCTTGAATGGCACCACCGGGTGCCGGACGAGCTGTGGTTCACGCCCTATGGCGAGCCGAAGCGGCTGATTACCCGCAACGGTGCGGGCGCGGGTGCCGCTGCAAACCGTGTCAGTCGTGTGCCATCCGGGCACCCGGAGGGATATCTCGAGGGTTTTGCGACGATTTACCGCGAAGCCGCAGACGCAATCATCGCAAAGAGGGAGGGAGAAACAGCCGCCGGGGAGGTGATTTACCCCGGCATGGAGGACGGCCTTGCGGGTCTCGCATTCATCGATGCGGCCGTTCGCTCCAGCCAGACCTCGACCTGGGTCGGGATCGACATCTAG
- a CDS encoding sugar phosphate isomerase/epimerase family protein codes for MKTIKGPAIFLAQFAGNEAPFDTLDNLGQWAASLGYKGIQVPTDPKLFDLEKAAASKTYCDDIKGRLAEIGVEITELSTHIQGQLVAVHPVYDEMFDGFAPAELRGKPQARQEWAVNQLKCAAKASQHLGLKSHATFSGALAWPFVYPWPQRPAGLVEMAFAELGKRWTPILDAFEENGVDLCYELHPGEDLHDGVTFERFLEVTGNHPRANLLYDPSHFVLQAMDYLGFIDIYHERIRAFHVKDAEFNPTGRSGVYGGYQSWVDRPGRFRSLGDGHVDFGAVFSKLTQYDFDGWAVLEWECALKHSEDGAREGAGFIENHIIRVTERAFDDFAKSGVDDAANRRLLGL; via the coding sequence ATGAAGACGATCAAAGGCCCGGCGATTTTCCTCGCGCAATTTGCCGGAAACGAGGCCCCTTTCGACACGCTCGACAATCTCGGCCAATGGGCGGCTTCGCTCGGTTACAAGGGCATTCAGGTGCCGACCGACCCCAAACTCTTCGATCTGGAAAAAGCCGCCGCCTCCAAGACCTATTGCGACGATATCAAAGGCCGTCTCGCCGAGATTGGCGTCGAAATCACCGAGCTTTCAACCCACATTCAGGGCCAGCTCGTCGCGGTTCACCCCGTCTATGACGAAATGTTCGACGGTTTCGCACCGGCTGAACTGCGCGGCAAACCGCAGGCGCGGCAGGAATGGGCGGTCAATCAGCTGAAGTGCGCGGCGAAAGCCTCGCAGCATCTTGGCCTCAAGAGCCATGCGACTTTCTCCGGCGCGCTTGCGTGGCCCTTCGTTTATCCGTGGCCGCAGCGCCCGGCAGGCCTTGTCGAAATGGCCTTTGCCGAGCTCGGCAAGCGCTGGACACCCATTCTGGATGCCTTCGAGGAGAATGGTGTCGATCTCTGCTACGAGCTGCATCCGGGTGAGGACCTGCATGACGGCGTCACCTTCGAGCGTTTTCTCGAGGTCACCGGCAATCACCCGCGTGCCAACCTCCTCTATGATCCCTCGCATTTCGTGCTGCAGGCGATGGATTATCTCGGCTTCATCGACATTTACCACGAGCGTATCCGTGCCTTTCACGTCAAGGATGCCGAATTCAATCCGACCGGTCGTTCCGGCGTTTATGGCGGCTATCAGAGCTGGGTTGACCGGCCGGGCCGTTTCCGTTCGCTCGGCGACGGGCACGTTGATTTCGGCGCGGTGTTTTCCAAGCTCACCCAATATGACTTCGACGGCTGGGCGGTGCTGGAATGGGAATGCGCGCTGAAACACTCGGAAGACGGCGCGCGTGAGGGCGCGGGCTTCATTGAAAACCACATCATCCGTGTGACCGAGCGGGCTTTCGACGATTTCGCCAAAAGCGGCGTCGATGACGCCGCAAACCGCCGCCTTCTCGGACTTTGA
- a CDS encoding ABC transporter permease, translating into MTNPGLQLKTIITDPLTIAIGASAFLLLVGELLSPGFAQGSQIVRLLTIAAILGIVAAGQNLVILGGREGIDLSVGAMISLGAVLAGNMMNGQNAGIPLAILVAGGIPFLIGLINGLGITFVRIPPLVMTLGMTAVIQGGLVVYSQGVPSGAAAPLLAGFINRPLIFGIPGVLFVWLGIAAIMLFVLRRTAFGFAIYAIGSNERAATLVGLPVPLIRTLLYGLSGLFAGLTGVCVIGYTGTSFISVGDQYVLPSIIAVVIGGTSLAGGAGGYVGTMAGAVALTILQSVLITLNLDVWARQIIFGVTLLALMLLYGRQKQLRV; encoded by the coding sequence ATGACCAATCCCGGCTTGCAACTCAAAACCATCATCACCGATCCCCTGACCATCGCCATTGGCGCATCAGCCTTCCTGCTGCTGGTCGGCGAGCTATTGTCGCCCGGCTTCGCGCAGGGCTCGCAGATCGTGCGGCTGCTGACGATTGCCGCCATTCTCGGCATTGTCGCGGCGGGCCAGAACCTCGTCATCCTCGGTGGGCGCGAAGGCATCGATCTTTCCGTTGGCGCGATGATCTCGCTTGGCGCAGTCCTTGCCGGCAATATGATGAATGGCCAGAATGCCGGCATTCCGCTTGCCATTCTGGTTGCCGGCGGCATTCCCTTCCTGATTGGCCTCATCAATGGCCTCGGCATCACCTTCGTGCGCATTCCGCCGCTGGTGATGACGCTTGGCATGACGGCGGTCATTCAGGGCGGGCTGGTGGTCTATTCGCAGGGCGTTCCTTCGGGTGCGGCTGCACCCCTGCTGGCGGGCTTCATCAACCGGCCGCTCATTTTCGGCATTCCCGGCGTGCTCTTCGTCTGGCTTGGTATTGCTGCGATCATGCTGTTCGTACTGCGCCGCACGGCCTTCGGTTTCGCCATCTATGCCATCGGCTCTAACGAGCGGGCGGCGACGCTGGTAGGACTGCCTGTCCCGCTGATCCGCACGTTGCTTTACGGCCTGTCCGGCCTGTTCGCCGGGCTGACCGGGGTCTGCGTCATCGGTTACACCGGCACCTCCTTCATCTCCGTCGGCGACCAGTATGTGCTTCCGTCGATCATTGCTGTTGTCATCGGCGGCACCTCGCTTGCCGGCGGTGCGGGCGGATATGTCGGAACCATGGCCGGAGCAGTTGCGCTCACCATTCTGCAAAGCGTACTGATAACGCTCAACCTCGATGTATGGGCACGGCAGATCATATTCGGTGTCACGTTGCTAGCGCTGATGCTGCTTTATGGCCGCCAAAAGCAGTTGCGTGTGTGA
- a CDS encoding sugar ABC transporter ATP-binding protein, whose translation MANALEAAGITKNFGAVRALSAGRLTVGRGEIHALLGANGCGKSTLCKIVAGAVAPTSGTIRFNGEDVRFKSPRDAENAGIALFYQELSLIPQLSVADNIFLGREPKRGIFVDGKALKAEAARLIALFDGVAGEGLEPDAIVGNLPPDQRQLVEILKVFAQNASLMIMDEATAALDGRQSQRFFEILRAKKADGVSTIMISHRLDEVFAVCDRITVMRNGATISELDTAATTREAVVHDMVGDVRAAPAREQGRAAAVPSLKVTDVAGDGVRGVSLEAYPGEIVGLAGLQGQGQSALLRGLFGASPFATGQVRFEGREIIVGKPSQAVHNGFAYVSGDRGRDASLQGRSIFENLVAALMVREKMRLVRPATLKPRVQKVADDMKTKFAGMDMPIGTLSGGNQQKIFISRWLATSPKLLLLDDPTKGIDLGAKADLFALMRQQADAGATILLYSSEDAEILEYADRILVFNGGRISAELTGADMTSVNMTRAAYGDAA comes from the coding sequence ATGGCGAACGCTCTGGAAGCGGCCGGCATAACGAAGAATTTTGGCGCCGTGCGTGCGCTTTCCGCCGGCAGGCTGACCGTTGGTCGCGGTGAAATTCACGCGCTGCTAGGCGCCAATGGCTGCGGCAAGAGCACGCTTTGCAAGATCGTTGCGGGCGCGGTGGCTCCGACCAGCGGCACCATCAGGTTCAATGGCGAAGACGTGCGCTTCAAGAGCCCGCGGGATGCCGAAAATGCCGGTATCGCCCTGTTTTATCAGGAGCTGAGCCTCATTCCGCAGCTCTCCGTCGCTGACAATATCTTTCTCGGCCGCGAGCCGAAGCGCGGCATCTTTGTTGATGGCAAGGCGCTTAAGGCGGAAGCAGCAAGACTGATCGCGCTGTTTGATGGTGTGGCAGGCGAGGGACTGGAGCCGGATGCGATCGTTGGCAATCTGCCGCCCGATCAGCGCCAGCTCGTCGAAATTCTCAAGGTCTTCGCCCAGAATGCCAGCCTGATGATCATGGATGAGGCGACGGCGGCGCTCGATGGCCGCCAGTCCCAGCGCTTTTTCGAGATACTCCGGGCCAAGAAGGCCGATGGTGTCTCCACCATTATGATTTCCCATCGTCTCGACGAGGTCTTTGCCGTCTGCGACCGCATTACCGTGATGCGCAACGGTGCGACCATTTCCGAACTCGACACCGCTGCCACCACCCGTGAAGCCGTGGTGCACGATATGGTCGGTGATGTCCGCGCCGCACCCGCCCGCGAGCAGGGGCGGGCCGCCGCAGTTCCCAGCCTCAAGGTAACTGACGTTGCGGGCGACGGCGTGCGCGGCGTCTCTCTAGAAGCTTATCCGGGCGAAATCGTCGGTCTGGCCGGCCTGCAGGGGCAGGGACAATCGGCCTTGCTGAGAGGCCTCTTCGGCGCCAGTCCGTTTGCAACCGGGCAAGTCCGGTTCGAGGGCCGCGAAATCATCGTCGGCAAGCCTTCGCAGGCGGTTCACAACGGTTTTGCTTATGTCTCGGGTGACCGTGGGCGCGACGCCTCGCTTCAGGGCCGGTCGATCTTCGAAAATCTCGTCGCCGCGCTGATGGTGCGCGAAAAGATGCGGCTGGTTCGGCCGGCAACGCTGAAGCCGCGGGTGCAGAAGGTCGCGGATGACATGAAGACGAAATTTGCCGGCATGGACATGCCGATCGGCACGCTTTCGGGTGGCAACCAGCAGAAGATCTTCATTTCCCGCTGGCTCGCCACTTCGCCCAAGCTGCTGCTGCTCGATGATCCGACCAAGGGTATCGATCTCGGCGCCAAGGCCGATCTCTTCGCGCTGATGCGGCAGCAGGCCGATGCCGGTGCGACCATTCTTCTCTATTCCTCGGAAGATGCGGAAATCCTCGAATATGCCGACCGCATTCTTGTCTTCAACGGCGGACGCATCTCTGCGGAACTGACCGGAGCCGACATGACATCCGTCAACATGACCCGCGCCGCCTATGGAGACGCCGCATGA
- a CDS encoding LacI family DNA-binding transcriptional regulator, whose protein sequence is MSKDQGSNIREVAALAGVSIATVSRALQQPDKVRPETRKKVFDAVRQANFVPNAQAASFRRQSNNTVILLVRDIGNPFYLEIYKGVEEAAGEAGFKVLMGDARNDEHRVATHIDMVRQKHADGLILMTGQFPSELLDQADALPPIVIASETVPGLALPTVKVDNRAASMNAMRHLIAAGHQRIVHLAGPVPESLAQERFDGYRAALAEAGIAYADELVVTGDYSIEAGRQAIAGLLEGGIAFTAIFASSDQMAIGAISELRGRGLSVPADVSVIGFDDIIFANAFEPPLTTVRQPRQEMGRRAMALMVDRLNGKRTAETIVLDTELVVRGSVAPCRPPHR, encoded by the coding sequence ATGAGCAAAGACCAAGGTTCGAATATCAGGGAAGTTGCAGCTCTCGCGGGCGTTTCCATCGCGACCGTATCGCGGGCGCTGCAACAACCCGACAAGGTTCGCCCGGAAACCCGAAAGAAGGTTTTCGACGCCGTCCGGCAGGCGAACTTCGTTCCCAACGCCCAGGCCGCAAGCTTCCGGCGTCAATCCAACAACACCGTCATCCTTCTCGTCCGAGATATCGGCAACCCGTTTTATCTCGAAATCTACAAGGGTGTGGAAGAAGCAGCCGGCGAAGCAGGTTTCAAGGTCCTGATGGGTGACGCCCGCAATGACGAACACCGCGTGGCGACCCATATCGACATGGTCAGGCAGAAACATGCCGACGGCCTGATATTGATGACCGGACAGTTTCCGTCCGAGCTTCTCGATCAAGCCGATGCGCTGCCGCCGATTGTCATCGCGTCGGAGACGGTGCCGGGCCTCGCGCTGCCGACCGTCAAGGTGGACAACCGTGCCGCCTCCATGAATGCCATGCGCCACCTCATCGCTGCGGGGCATCAAAGGATCGTGCATCTTGCTGGCCCCGTTCCGGAAAGCCTGGCGCAGGAACGTTTCGATGGTTACCGCGCGGCACTTGCCGAGGCCGGTATCGCTTATGCCGACGAACTTGTCGTGACGGGCGATTACAGCATTGAGGCCGGCCGCCAGGCGATTGCCGGTCTTCTCGAAGGTGGCATCGCCTTCACCGCGATCTTCGCATCGAGCGACCAGATGGCGATTGGCGCGATCAGCGAGCTGCGGGGCAGGGGTCTCTCGGTTCCGGCTGACGTCTCCGTCATCGGCTTCGACGACATCATCTTCGCCAATGCCTTCGAACCGCCGCTGACGACGGTACGTCAGCCCCGGCAGGAAATGGGCCGCAGGGCCATGGCGCTGATGGTGGACCGGCTGAACGGCAAACGCACGGCAGAAACCATCGTGCTGGATACGGAACTTGTGGTGCGCGGCTCGGTCGCGCCCTGCCGCCCGCCGCATCGGTAG